Proteins from one Streptosporangium becharense genomic window:
- a CDS encoding anti-sigma factor antagonist (This anti-anti-sigma factor, or anti-sigma factor antagonist, belongs to a family that includes characterized members SpoIIAA, RsbV, RsfA, and RsfB.), producing the protein MEFQLRVDRRRHGMILHAGGSLDYLSSQLLKEEIDVALRTEGGRRLVIDLGGVSFCDSTGYGVLIYALTRVRAVAGSLVLAGLPTTMRERLNLLGLGELFDVRDTAEEAVTPPGGG; encoded by the coding sequence CTGGAATTCCAGCTCAGGGTCGACCGGCGGCGCCACGGCATGATCCTCCACGCGGGGGGATCCCTGGACTACCTGTCGTCCCAGCTGCTGAAGGAGGAGATCGACGTCGCGTTGCGGACGGAGGGCGGCCGGCGCCTCGTGATCGACCTCGGCGGGGTGTCGTTCTGCGACTCCACCGGGTACGGCGTGCTGATCTACGCGCTCACCCGCGTCCGCGCGGTCGCCGGGTCGCTCGTTCTGGCCGGCCTGCCGACGACGATGCGGGAGCGGCTGAACCTGCTCGGGCTGGGGGAGCTGTTCGACGTCCGGGACACCGCGGAGGAGGCGGTCACGCCGCCCGGCGGCGGATGA
- a CDS encoding STAS domain-containing protein, producing MFAGNEPEPVFAATSGLHGTTLVVRASGELDHCHTSVLREEMTRAWKSLRAPILILDLSALTFCDSSGIGELLQARHQGLNEGVRLILTGIQGNLARRLTLAGLIHVFEVFPSVSEALEAA from the coding sequence ATGTTCGCGGGAAACGAACCGGAGCCGGTTTTCGCCGCCACGTCGGGGTTACACGGCACGACACTCGTGGTGCGGGCGAGCGGGGAGCTCGATCACTGCCATACCTCGGTGCTTCGGGAGGAAATGACCAGGGCCTGGAAGTCCCTGCGGGCGCCGATCCTCATTCTCGACCTGTCGGCGCTCACCTTCTGCGACTCCTCCGGGATCGGTGAGCTGCTCCAGGCGCGCCACCAGGGCCTGAACGAGGGGGTCCGGCTCATCCTCACCGGTATCCAGGGCAACCTGGCCCGCAGGCTGACCCTCGCCGGGCTGATCCACGTGTTCGAGGTCTTCCCCTCCGTCTCCGAGGCGCTCGAGGCCGCCTGA
- a CDS encoding nucleoside hydrolase, whose protein sequence is MLDLLFDMETQDPDDVLTLCLVACHPAVRLRGVTLTPGSPAQVGLVRRVLRLLDRDDVPVGAEDPGTGKDHVSAFHHRWLGTPPPSQPDASPPDLIARTLERHPDAALLTGAPLRNLGRLLDERPEARLSRWVAQGGFAGDNVVPPEHRLPKFEGRDACPTFNFNGEPRAARRALSSGERIGRRDLVSKNVTHGVRYDREFHERLRPYRDRTAGLGLIFSGMERYLRKRPAGKLLHDPTAACVAVDRTVASWAEVEVVREESGAWGVRPAPGSRTFITVALDHERLFEIFVGEGV, encoded by the coding sequence ATGCTGGATCTGCTCTTCGACATGGAGACCCAGGATCCCGACGATGTGCTGACCCTCTGCCTGGTCGCCTGCCATCCGGCCGTACGGCTGCGCGGAGTGACCCTCACCCCCGGATCTCCGGCCCAGGTGGGGCTGGTCCGGCGCGTGCTGCGACTGCTGGACCGGGACGACGTCCCGGTGGGCGCCGAGGACCCCGGCACCGGCAAGGACCACGTGTCGGCCTTCCACCACCGCTGGCTCGGCACCCCTCCCCCGTCCCAGCCGGACGCCTCACCCCCCGACCTGATCGCCCGGACCCTGGAGCGTCACCCCGACGCCGCGCTCCTCACCGGCGCGCCGCTGCGCAACCTCGGCAGGCTGCTCGACGAGCGACCGGAGGCACGACTGAGCCGGTGGGTGGCCCAGGGCGGGTTCGCCGGCGACAACGTCGTACCGCCCGAGCACCGGCTGCCGAAGTTCGAGGGCCGCGACGCGTGCCCGACGTTCAACTTCAACGGCGAGCCCAGAGCGGCCCGGCGCGCCTTGTCGTCGGGCGAGCGGATCGGGCGACGCGATCTCGTCTCCAAGAACGTCACCCACGGCGTCCGCTACGACCGGGAGTTCCACGAGCGGCTGCGACCGTACCGGGACCGCACCGCAGGGCTCGGCCTGATCTTCTCGGGCATGGAGCGTTACCTGCGCAAGCGGCCCGCGGGGAAGCTGCTGCACGATCCCACCGCGGCGTGCGTGGCCGTCGACCGCACCGTCGCCTCATGGGCGGAGGTCGAGGTCGTCCGGGAGGAGAGCGGCGCGTGGGGCGTGCGTCCGGCCCCCGGCAGCCGGACGTTCATCACGGTCGCGCTCGACCACGAGCGGCTCTTCGAGATCTTCGTCGGCGAGGGCGTGTAG
- a CDS encoding glycosyltransferase family 2 protein: MKSAPFSFSVTVIVPAMNEARNLPHVFATLPSWIDEVILVDGNSTDDTVAVARSLRPDVRVVTQTRRGKGNALIEGFAAATGDVIVMIDADGSTDGREIPAFVAALAEGADFAKGTRCLPGGGSDDISPIRSLGNAALTKLTNRLYGTRYTDLCYGYNAFWARHLDALDLDCDGFEIETLMNIRAAQAGLVISEVPSHERSRIHGTSNLNAVRDGLRVLRTILRERDRRTVRRVKLQQEHATAA, encoded by the coding sequence ATGAAGAGCGCCCCTTTCAGCTTCAGCGTCACTGTGATAGTCCCCGCCATGAACGAGGCCCGGAACCTGCCGCACGTCTTCGCGACCCTGCCGTCCTGGATCGACGAGGTGATCCTGGTCGACGGGAACTCCACCGACGACACGGTGGCCGTCGCCCGGTCGCTCCGCCCGGACGTGCGCGTCGTCACGCAGACCCGCCGGGGCAAGGGCAACGCCCTCATCGAGGGGTTCGCCGCCGCCACCGGTGACGTCATCGTCATGATCGACGCCGACGGGTCCACCGACGGCCGGGAGATTCCCGCCTTCGTGGCCGCGCTGGCCGAGGGCGCCGACTTCGCCAAGGGCACCCGCTGCCTGCCCGGTGGCGGGTCCGACGACATCAGCCCGATCCGCTCGCTCGGCAACGCCGCGCTCACCAAGCTGACCAACCGGCTGTACGGCACCCGCTACACCGACCTGTGCTACGGCTACAACGCCTTCTGGGCCCGTCACCTGGACGCGCTCGACCTCGACTGCGACGGTTTCGAGATCGAGACGCTGATGAACATCCGCGCCGCCCAGGCCGGGCTGGTCATCAGCGAGGTCCCGAGCCACGAGCGCAGCCGCATCCACGGCACCAGCAACCTGAACGCCGTCCGCGACGGCCTGCGGGTCCTCCGCACCATCCTGCGCGAGCGCGACAGGCGGACCGTCCGCCGGGTCAAGCTCCAGCAGGAGCACGCCACCGCGGCCTGA
- a CDS encoding helix-turn-helix domain-containing protein produces the protein MARGEHSPACARRWREQAEARQWTHWQITQAVHGCCGVSLLKAHRLARGWSARQAVQELEELCERQDLGEARASIDLLNAWENNRARPRPQTIDLLARLYRANAVRLGLAGDYCEDGGGARVVVVSGGESRTPYRLEEHTAAADDVERRALFHEALLGSRPVMNGRLLAEVERTRQDLDRTLAATTVTEEQLDRLDEQVLRYRREYISSAPVPMLYRLMLELSDVRALCAARQPAMAQRRLLNATVMLALLSADALMKLGDTRQAHAWYGTARTASDDMGDVRLRALVRAQQAMLPYYYGDLAETVRLAREARMLAGNAPSSPAALGAAAEARALARMGEHKAARVALAEAERIFSRMPPEGHDHLAFRFSERRLQFYRIGTLMELGEQVEWTPGPSSPYAIDPVLILLDQAAHMVRAGKVDDACLLAEKALLQVPPEHRTSIVLTRARALLAQVPPARHRAAAVRRLTDLVTGAPPVVTG, from the coding sequence GTGGCCCGTGGTGAGCATTCGCCCGCGTGCGCGCGACGATGGCGGGAGCAGGCCGAAGCGAGGCAGTGGACGCACTGGCAGATCACGCAGGCCGTGCACGGCTGCTGCGGGGTGAGCCTGCTGAAGGCCCACCGCCTGGCCAGGGGATGGTCGGCCAGGCAGGCGGTCCAGGAGTTGGAGGAGCTCTGCGAGCGCCAGGACCTGGGTGAGGCGCGAGCCAGCATCGACCTGCTCAACGCCTGGGAGAACAACCGGGCCAGGCCCCGCCCGCAGACGATCGACCTGCTGGCGCGGCTCTACCGGGCCAACGCGGTTCGGCTCGGCCTGGCCGGCGACTACTGCGAGGACGGCGGCGGGGCCAGGGTCGTGGTCGTGTCCGGTGGCGAGAGCCGCACCCCGTACCGGCTGGAGGAGCACACCGCCGCCGCCGACGACGTGGAGCGGCGGGCGTTGTTCCACGAGGCGCTGCTCGGCTCCCGGCCCGTGATGAACGGGCGTCTGCTGGCCGAGGTCGAGCGGACCCGCCAGGATCTCGACCGTACGCTCGCCGCCACCACCGTCACCGAGGAGCAGCTCGACCGGCTCGACGAGCAGGTGCTGCGCTACCGCCGCGAGTACATCAGCAGCGCTCCCGTCCCGATGCTCTACCGGCTGATGCTGGAGCTGTCGGACGTCCGCGCGCTCTGCGCGGCCCGCCAGCCCGCGATGGCCCAGCGCCGCCTGCTCAACGCCACCGTGATGCTGGCGCTGCTGTCGGCCGATGCGCTGATGAAGCTCGGCGACACCCGCCAGGCCCACGCCTGGTACGGCACCGCCCGCACCGCCTCCGACGACATGGGCGACGTGCGGCTGCGGGCCCTCGTCCGGGCACAGCAGGCGATGCTGCCGTACTACTACGGCGACCTGGCCGAGACCGTGCGGCTGGCGCGCGAGGCCAGGATGCTCGCGGGCAACGCCCCCAGTTCGCCGGCGGCGCTCGGCGCGGCGGCCGAGGCGCGGGCCCTGGCGCGGATGGGCGAGCACAAGGCCGCCCGGGTGGCGCTGGCCGAGGCGGAGCGGATCTTCTCCCGGATGCCGCCGGAGGGCCACGACCACCTGGCCTTCCGCTTCTCGGAACGACGGCTGCAGTTCTACCGGATCGGCACGCTGATGGAGCTGGGGGAGCAGGTGGAATGGACTCCGGGGCCGTCGAGCCCGTACGCCATCGACCCGGTGCTCATCCTGCTCGACCAGGCGGCGCACATGGTCCGCGCCGGCAAGGTCGACGACGCCTGCCTTCTGGCGGAGAAGGCCCTGCTCCAGGTCCCGCCCGAGCACCGCACCTCCATCGTGCTGACCCGGGCGCGGGCGCTGCTGGCACAGGTGCCACCGGCCAGGCACCGGGCGGCGGCGGTGCGCCGCCTGACCGACCTGGTCACCGGCGCGCCGCCGGTGGTGACCGGCTGA
- a CDS encoding phosphotransferase enzyme family protein, with product MGALAEEAFTVLREVCEGLGIDHRDAELLRVRSNAVFKLRSEIVVRIATAPNALTRLPLVLAVARWLAEQGFPAVRPADEISDQPVVHEGRVVTFWHYVPSSGRPTTTELGRILRSLHLLPVPPVALKRFADPLAEVRRAVERSEELTPCQRAWLRDRIEELTDRWSGLVVDRSPVLLHGDAWIDNLLRCADGHVVLCDWDGVAVGPREWDLVHTYHGQRRFGLTAADVDAFADAYGSDLRSWAGYSTLMEIRDVYAVGIHIRNAGADPFSRRELPRRLDSLTRGEESARWYMAEPVSVSR from the coding sequence ATGGGGGCGCTGGCCGAGGAGGCGTTCACGGTCCTGCGTGAGGTCTGCGAGGGCCTGGGGATCGACCACCGGGACGCCGAGTTGCTGCGGGTGCGCAGCAACGCCGTCTTCAAGCTGCGCAGTGAGATCGTGGTCAGGATCGCCACCGCCCCCAACGCGCTCACCCGGCTGCCGCTGGTGCTCGCGGTGGCCCGCTGGCTCGCCGAGCAGGGGTTCCCCGCGGTGCGTCCGGCCGACGAGATCTCCGACCAGCCGGTGGTGCACGAGGGCAGGGTCGTCACCTTCTGGCACTACGTCCCCTCCAGCGGGCGGCCCACCACCACCGAGCTGGGCAGGATCCTGCGCAGCCTGCACCTGCTGCCGGTGCCGCCGGTGGCGCTCAAGCGCTTCGCCGACCCGCTGGCGGAGGTGCGCCGCGCGGTGGAACGCTCCGAGGAGCTCACCCCGTGCCAGCGGGCCTGGCTGCGCGACCGCATCGAGGAGCTGACCGACCGCTGGTCGGGCCTGGTCGTGGACCGCTCTCCGGTGCTGCTGCACGGCGACGCCTGGATCGACAACCTGCTGCGCTGCGCCGACGGCCACGTGGTGCTCTGCGACTGGGACGGCGTCGCGGTCGGTCCCCGCGAGTGGGACCTGGTCCACACCTACCACGGCCAGCGACGCTTCGGCCTGACCGCCGCCGACGTCGACGCCTTCGCCGACGCGTACGGCAGCGACCTGCGCTCCTGGGCCGGCTACTCCACCCTGATGGAGATCCGCGACGTCTACGCGGTGGGCATCCACATCCGCAACGCGGGCGCCGACCCCTTCTCCCGCCGGGAGCTGCCGCGCAGGCTCGACTCCCTGACCCGGGGTGAGGAATCGGCCCGCTGGTACATGGCCGAACCCGTTAGTGTCTCCCGTTAA
- a CDS encoding SRPBCC family protein, with protein MPNITLRNTFHVRNTPEALRAHLSQPQSYVGLSPLVVAVKDVQQGERETRYTSVERFTFLGVVKYDNMIKVTLRSTPQTVEGEVDSPGGVRLDYRFTLNDKDGGTEVEDLLVVHAWARPLLGYAAKKARQVQLARAGILASRLG; from the coding sequence ATGCCGAACATCACGCTGCGCAACACCTTTCACGTCCGGAACACGCCGGAGGCGCTGCGCGCGCACCTGAGCCAGCCGCAGAGCTACGTGGGCCTCTCCCCACTGGTGGTAGCGGTCAAGGACGTCCAGCAGGGGGAGCGCGAGACCCGATACACCTCGGTCGAGCGGTTCACCTTCCTCGGCGTCGTCAAGTACGACAACATGATCAAGGTTACGCTCCGCAGCACGCCGCAGACCGTGGAGGGCGAGGTCGACAGCCCCGGCGGGGTGCGCCTGGACTACCGCTTCACCCTCAACGACAAGGACGGCGGGACCGAGGTCGAGGATCTCCTCGTGGTGCACGCCTGGGCCCGCCCGCTGCTCGGCTACGCCGCCAAGAAGGCCCGGCAGGTGCAGCTCGCCCGCGCCGGGATCCTCGCCTCGCGCCTGGGGTGA
- a CDS encoding aldo/keto reductase has translation MNKRRLGQGGPEVSAIGLGCMGMSEFYGRADETESIAVIHRALDLGVNFLDTADMYGRGHNEELVGRAVSGRRDEVVLATKFGIVRTDEEAGRRIDGSPEYVRRAADASLRRLGVDHIDLYYLHRRDTTVPIEETVGAMAELVAAGKVGRIGLSEVSAETLRRAHATHPISALQSEYSLFTRGLEEEILPTARELGVALVAYSPISRGLLGGTLPPAEQLPEDDFRKHHPRFAGENGAANEALVAEVREIADEVGCTPAQLALAWLLTRGEDVIPIPGTKRLRYLEENAAAAGIALTPEQLASLEAAVPAGAARGDRYADMSPVEK, from the coding sequence ATGAACAAGCGCCGCCTCGGGCAGGGGGGTCCGGAGGTGTCGGCCATCGGGCTCGGCTGCATGGGCATGTCGGAGTTCTACGGCCGGGCCGACGAGACCGAGTCGATCGCGGTGATCCATCGCGCTCTCGACCTGGGGGTGAATTTTCTTGACACCGCAGACATGTATGGAAGGGGACACAACGAGGAACTGGTCGGACGCGCTGTCTCGGGCCGCCGGGACGAGGTGGTGCTCGCCACCAAATTCGGCATCGTCAGGACCGACGAGGAGGCCGGCCGCCGGATCGACGGCAGTCCCGAGTACGTGCGCCGGGCGGCCGACGCCTCGCTGCGCAGGCTCGGCGTGGACCACATCGACCTGTACTACCTGCACCGCCGGGACACGACGGTGCCGATCGAGGAGACCGTGGGGGCGATGGCCGAGCTGGTCGCCGCCGGCAAGGTCGGCCGGATCGGCCTGTCGGAGGTGAGCGCGGAGACCCTGCGTAGGGCACACGCCACCCATCCGATCTCCGCGCTGCAGAGCGAGTACTCCCTGTTCACCCGCGGGCTGGAGGAGGAGATCCTGCCGACCGCCCGGGAGTTGGGCGTCGCCCTGGTGGCGTACTCGCCGATCAGCCGGGGGCTGCTCGGCGGCACGCTGCCCCCGGCCGAACAGCTGCCGGAGGACGACTTCCGCAAACACCACCCACGCTTCGCCGGGGAGAACGGGGCCGCCAACGAGGCACTCGTCGCGGAGGTCCGCGAGATCGCCGACGAGGTGGGCTGCACCCCGGCCCAGCTCGCGCTGGCCTGGCTGCTGACCCGCGGTGAGGACGTCATCCCCATCCCGGGCACCAAGCGGTTGCGCTACCTGGAGGAGAACGCCGCCGCGGCCGGCATCGCGCTCACCCCCGAGCAGCTCGCCTCCCTTGAGGCGGCCGTGCCCGCCGGAGCGGCCCGCGGTGACCGGTACGCCGACATGTCTCCCGTGGAGAAGTGA
- a CDS encoding MerR family transcriptional regulator, whose translation MGMTIQEAARKSGLSAHTLRYYERIGLIHEVGRNAGGHRSYTAPDLEWLRFLTRLRATGMPIADMCRYAELRRRGPATLAERRRMLQAHRARVEARITQLTGDLTVLDEKIDFYITRENQ comes from the coding sequence ATGGGGATGACCATCCAGGAGGCCGCCCGCAAGTCGGGGCTGAGCGCGCACACGCTGCGCTACTACGAACGCATCGGGCTCATCCACGAGGTCGGCCGGAACGCCGGCGGGCACCGCAGCTACACGGCGCCGGACCTGGAGTGGCTCCGCTTCCTCACCAGGCTGCGCGCGACCGGCATGCCGATCGCCGACATGTGCCGCTACGCCGAGCTGCGCAGGCGGGGCCCGGCGACCCTCGCCGAACGGCGACGGATGCTCCAGGCCCACCGCGCGCGGGTCGAGGCACGGATCACACAGCTGACCGGGGATCTGACGGTCCTCGACGAGAAGATCGATTTCTACATCACGCGGGAGAACCAATGA
- a CDS encoding WGR domain-containing protein, translating to MATQSTYLELSEDGGGSHKFYEVVLDGTQVTVRYGRIGETGQAKTSAFATEAKAQAAAAKKVGEKLRKGYAPAVQGVRQRRAVTRRSIESVRSTASQAPVLWRFASGAAAFGIFVDAERCWVGNQNGDVYTVTHGGTVTGRFRLPDGVKCIVADDFWIYAGADDGKVYDLSGKVPRVAYEIAEDVDIYWLDIHEGVLGVSDRAGRITTIDHEDEFQWARKGRGDSAWMVRCDDDAVYHGHSTGVARYDAADGTPVWETPLQGAVLFGWQEDDSVYAGTSRSAVHRLRKSDGASEAVYHCDATVFSCATAPGGRYVFAGDSHSSIYCFDQSGERLWKLATGCGSAFSMQYLDDRLYIVTTDGSLACIDATETAIRAAQEGNVPKPVDVKAAASLTAVEATATLETVAFDDPSGADGVILECVREGDRLRVRVVSGGYDSLRNVQFPKDVREAGARYLVDGVRLSERGGFYRAYGDIRRLR from the coding sequence ATGGCCACGCAGAGCACGTACCTGGAGCTGTCGGAGGACGGCGGGGGCTCGCACAAGTTCTACGAGGTCGTGCTCGACGGAACGCAGGTGACGGTCAGGTACGGCCGCATCGGCGAGACCGGTCAGGCCAAGACATCGGCCTTCGCCACCGAGGCCAAGGCCCAGGCCGCCGCCGCGAAGAAGGTCGGCGAGAAGCTCCGCAAGGGGTACGCCCCCGCGGTCCAGGGCGTGCGCCAGCGCCGCGCCGTCACCCGGCGCAGCATCGAGAGCGTCCGCTCCACCGCCTCCCAGGCTCCGGTGCTGTGGCGCTTCGCCAGCGGCGCGGCGGCGTTCGGCATCTTCGTCGACGCCGAGCGCTGCTGGGTCGGCAACCAGAACGGCGACGTCTACACCGTCACCCACGGTGGCACCGTCACCGGCCGCTTCCGCCTGCCCGACGGCGTCAAGTGCATCGTCGCCGACGACTTCTGGATCTACGCGGGCGCCGACGACGGCAAGGTCTACGACCTCAGCGGCAAGGTTCCCCGGGTCGCGTACGAGATCGCCGAGGACGTCGACATCTACTGGCTCGACATCCACGAGGGGGTGCTGGGCGTCTCCGACCGGGCCGGCCGGATCACCACCATCGACCACGAGGACGAGTTCCAGTGGGCCCGCAAGGGCCGGGGCGACTCGGCGTGGATGGTCCGCTGCGACGACGACGCCGTCTACCACGGGCACTCCACCGGGGTGGCCCGCTACGACGCGGCCGACGGCACCCCGGTCTGGGAGACGCCCTTGCAAGGCGCCGTGCTGTTCGGCTGGCAGGAGGACGACTCGGTCTACGCCGGCACCTCGCGGAGCGCCGTGCACCGCCTGCGCAAGTCGGACGGCGCCTCCGAGGCGGTCTACCACTGCGACGCCACCGTCTTCTCCTGCGCCACCGCCCCCGGCGGACGCTACGTCTTCGCCGGTGACAGCCACTCCTCCATCTACTGCTTCGACCAGAGCGGCGAGCGTCTGTGGAAGCTCGCCACCGGCTGCGGTTCGGCCTTCTCCATGCAGTACCTGGACGACCGCCTCTACATCGTGACCACCGACGGCAGCCTGGCCTGCATCGACGCCACCGAGACGGCCATCAGGGCGGCCCAGGAGGGCAACGTGCCCAAGCCGGTCGATGTCAAGGCCGCCGCGAGCCTGACCGCGGTCGAGGCGACCGCCACGCTGGAGACCGTGGCGTTCGACGACCCCTCCGGCGCCGACGGGGTGATCCTGGAGTGCGTCCGCGAGGGGGATCGGCTGCGGGTACGGGTGGTCAGCGGGGGTTACGACTCGCTGCGGAACGTGCAGTTCCCCAAGGACGTGCGCGAGGCCGGGGCACGCTACCTGGTGGACGGCGTCCGCCTGTCGGAGCGGGGCGGCTTCTACCGCGCGTACGGCGACATCAGGCGCCTGCGCTGA
- a CDS encoding GNAT family N-acetyltransferase, whose amino-acid sequence MFRGDRVLLRALTKDDIVTLHRLHEDVETEVGAIATPWLPQTVEQAVAAYEKREPDADKVDFAVESLSGELLGCGLVWGIDAFNRNGHLGFSLLPEARGRGYAPEALRLLCDYAFRIRGLHRLGLETLVTNTAMIAAAEKAGFQREGTLREHAWVAGSFADVAVFGLLAAEFAG is encoded by the coding sequence ATGTTTCGTGGAGACAGGGTCCTGCTGAGGGCTCTCACCAAGGACGACATCGTCACCCTGCACCGGCTGCACGAGGACGTGGAGACGGAGGTCGGTGCCATCGCGACGCCGTGGCTGCCCCAGACGGTCGAGCAGGCCGTCGCCGCGTACGAGAAGCGGGAGCCCGACGCGGACAAGGTCGACTTCGCCGTCGAGTCGCTCTCCGGGGAACTGCTCGGGTGCGGCCTCGTGTGGGGCATCGACGCCTTCAACCGCAACGGCCACCTGGGCTTCTCGCTGCTGCCGGAGGCGCGCGGCCGGGGGTACGCCCCCGAGGCGCTGCGGCTGCTGTGCGACTACGCCTTCCGGATCCGCGGCCTGCACCGGCTGGGCCTGGAGACGCTCGTCACCAACACCGCGATGATCGCCGCCGCGGAGAAGGCCGGTTTCCAGCGCGAGGGCACGCTCCGCGAGCACGCCTGGGTGGCCGGCTCCTTCGCCGACGTGGCGGTGTTCGGCCTGCTCGCCGCGGAGTTCGCCGGCTGA